In one window of Helianthus annuus cultivar XRQ/B chromosome 17, HanXRQr2.0-SUNRISE, whole genome shotgun sequence DNA:
- the LOC110926349 gene encoding integrin-linked protein kinase 1, with protein sequence MSASEGSSGHSADAPAKRKDKAKVSRTSLILWHTHQNDAAAVKKLLEEDQSLVHARDYDNRTPLHVASLHGWIDVAKCLIEYGADVNAQDRWKNTPLADAEGAKKHSMVELLKMYDGVSFGQDGSHSEPKPVLPPLSNKCDWEIDPVELDFTNSHIVGKGSFGEIIRASWRGTPVAVKRILPSLSDDRFVIQDFRHEVNLLVKLRHPNIVQFLGAVTEKKPLMLITEFLRGGDLHQCLKEKGALNPTTAINFALDIARGMAYMHTEPNVIIHRDLKPRNVLLVNSNADHLKVGDFGLSKLIRVQNSHDVYKMTGETGSYRYMAPEVFKHRKYDKKVDVYSFAMILYQMLEGDPPLSNYEPYEAAKCAAEGLRPIFKSKYYTPELRELTEHCWDADMNKRPSFLEILKRLEKIKEKMGTDHHWNIFTS encoded by the exons ATGAGTGCAAGTGAAGGAAGCTCCGGCCACTCTGCAGATGCTCCGGCCAAGCGAAAAGACAAAGCTAAAGTCAGCCGGACGTCCTTGATACTATGGCACACTCACCAGAACGATGCTGCTGCTGTCAAGAAGCTTCTCGAAGAAGATCAGTCTCTCGTTCATGCTAGAGATTATGATAATCGAACTCCGCTTCACGTTGCTTCGCTTCACGGATGGATCGATGTTGCTAAGTGTTTGATTGAGTATGGAGCTGATGTCAACGCTCAGGATCGGTGGAAGAATACG CCGCTCGCTGATGCGGAAGGAGCGAAAAAACATAGCATGGTCGAGTTGTTGAAGATGTACGATGGCGTGTCTTTT GGCCAGGATGGAAGCCATTCGGAACCAAAGCCTGTGCTACCTCCTCTTTCAAATAAGTGTGACTGGGAAATTGACCCTGTGGAGCTGGACTTCACAAACTCACACATTGTAGGCAAG GGGTCCTTTGGTGAGATTATAAGAGCATCTTGGCGGGGAACACCTGTAGCTGTGAAACGTATCCTTCCAAGTCTCTCAGATGACAGATTCGTGAT TCAGGACTTTAGGCACGAGGTGAATTTGCTGGTCAAGCTTCGCCACCCTAATATAGTCCAATTTCTTGGAGCCGTTACCGAAAAGAAACCGTTAATGCTGATTACCGAGTTTTTACGAGGG GGTGATCTTCATCAGTGCCTAAAGGAGAAGGGTGCTCTTAATCCAACAACAGCTATAAACTTTGCTTTAGACATTGCCAG AGGCATGGCATATATGCATACTGAGCCAAATGTCATAATTCATAGAGACTTAAAGCCAAG GAATGTTCTTTTAGTCAACTCCAATGCTGACCATCTTAAAGTCGGTGACTTTGGACTAAGCAAACTAATCAGGGTTCAGAATTCTCACGATGTCTACAAAATGACCGGCGAAACCGGGAGCT ATCGTTATATGGCTCCCGAAGTCTTCAAGCACCGGAAATACGATAAGAAAGTCGATGTGTACTCTTTTGCAATGATATTGTACCAG ATGCTTGAAGGAGACCCGCCACTATCAAATTATGAACCTTATGAAGCAGCAAAGTGTGCAGCTGAAGGGCTCCGGCCTATTTTTAAATCAAAATATTACACTCCTGAGCTGAGAGA GTTGACTGAGCATTGCTGGGATGCAGATATGAACAAGAGACCTTCATTCTTGGAGATTTTAAAGAGGCTTGAAAAAATAAAGGAAAAAATGGGAACAGATCACCATTGGAACATTTTTACGTCTTGA